The following proteins are co-located in the Desulfoscipio sp. XC116 genome:
- a CDS encoding DEAD/DEAH box helicase: protein MSANAHMMHKKLKDELVLYIKSQYLGKNALLLNALSDKLDDEGVLYQTPFVESTPAYKAVENGIDVLNIPSWLKGLFYELAEKELGVYKSPFQHQLDALQNAYDGNDLFVSTGTGSGKTECFMWPLLAKICVEAKTKPDTWTNRGVRAIVMYPMNALVSDQISRLRRLIGDPEEKFLHAFRSAVGSSARRPQFGMYTGRTPYSGSAPTRSEDKKLAESLSRMTRSDDEAVTAFYKELLKDGKIPAKKNLKQFIQTLESGRHLTNDDDAELITRFEMQQVCPDILITNYSMLEYMLFRPREEKIWSDTSSWLNSNPDNKLLYVIDEAHMYRGSSGGEIALLIRRLFHKLGIMRDRVQFILTTASMPNSSPDDMAAVHEFANNLTTAADNGFVYLTGAREKMPSRNTVSIPVEKFLQYRPGDSEEETYEELMSINRFWSGLGNSKAPFENWSDAHFEMYRNLINYDPFYKLFEACRGSACSIDELAEKIFPDLGRDLAQYAVYNLLTISSLARDEKNDVLFPIRLHMLFRGLQGIYACANPNCKHSNTYEGITLGQLFITNGVYTCPDCGSVVYELVNDRRCGALFFKGYVTHTIGKAFLWRSPGAFFDEKMYEIHLFIPECDKTYSGSSKNPVKLCYLDTQSGFLDFHDDALAGKSGIIKLYFSEYKDKGRPDVKTFSTCPHCRHLLSKTQLTSFSTKGNQSFYNLIKAQFNAQPPVNSKKNNHGKFPNQGRKVLLFSDSRQRAAKLARDMSQASDDQAVMQLFVLAAKAISKSGKDLSLNNIYGYFVLEATKRHVQLFHNESRDKFLSDCADTKATYQRKQKRGKKFEPELTFDNAPPMMLEHLIHLFCGGYNTLYDTALGWLEPREKNLEDALEILEDRDIDVSNEEFLEVFNAWLLDICSDYGALGHKIPDERRKEVLSSYKGLGLPSDWDFSKAMYGNMGWEKSDPIVVAWKKALSIFLDSNESRYYIELSRVVPKFGLEHEWLRCKQCSELAAFPIQGKCPNCGSNQLEKVSDQGYSAMEFWRKPVSDALAGEAIRVIDTEEHTAQLSYKDQRDDMWSRTEQYEMRFQDLLKKDEPPVDILSSTTTMEVGIDIGSLVAVGLRNIPPMRENYQQRAGRAGRRGASLSTIVTFCEDGPHDTMYFTNPAPMFRGDPRRPWIDIKSEKLLYRHMNMVAVQAFLKPKGQSLDGIDTIGFFEKYWDDFTHYLNGFDVSFNTVLLQSYSKELILRTRNQLTQEMQNLNEKRIAHPELYDGKGASKKKTLLDALYEEGIIPTYSFPKSVVSTFISNSKGQLQYQIERGLDVAISEYAPGRSIVVDKNTYQLGGLYYYGSERKKGRFTIPAKSFMDDPNYVKTVFSCEACGWFGPADDLNNGHCPFCEKKHIVRMLPMVRPWGFAPVNGKSIASAQLNESYSYADAPLYSTLPNSDGLAQIQGFSNIHMAKRSNQRIIMVNRGPAEKGFMICSDCGGAVPGDNAAAYKSERTKIGRPYYSQFVRTGCNHANAVNATLGFDFITDMLVLEIELDKVRINISRKENPWVDRASRSLAEAVRLQTSQLLDVEFTELNAGYRLREHKEKAYIDIYLYDSLSSGAGYSSGIASQINTLLEKTETFLNGCDCDNACQNCLKHYRNQNYHSVLDRYAAMELLAWAKEQKLADDIPPQDQIKMMEPLRKVLSTYGIRLEYSQEDGLAVENVGNVKQLYIYPAMRVKPVYRPNAVWISNFEVKYARPYAIDSIRGVLNQ, encoded by the coding sequence ATGTCAGCAAATGCACATATGATGCATAAAAAACTTAAAGACGAACTCGTTTTATATATAAAATCCCAGTATCTTGGGAAAAATGCTCTGCTTCTGAATGCACTATCTGATAAGTTGGATGATGAAGGTGTTCTTTATCAAACGCCTTTTGTCGAATCCACTCCTGCATATAAAGCGGTGGAAAATGGGATTGATGTATTGAATATCCCCTCTTGGCTGAAAGGCCTTTTTTATGAGCTCGCTGAAAAAGAACTTGGGGTCTATAAATCGCCGTTTCAACACCAGCTTGATGCTCTTCAGAACGCATACGACGGCAATGACCTATTCGTTTCTACGGGCACCGGTTCCGGTAAAACAGAGTGTTTTATGTGGCCGCTGCTCGCTAAAATTTGCGTAGAGGCAAAAACAAAGCCTGATACATGGACAAACCGAGGAGTGCGTGCTATTGTAATGTATCCTATGAACGCGCTTGTCTCCGATCAGATAAGCCGTCTTCGTAGACTTATAGGAGATCCCGAAGAAAAGTTTTTACATGCCTTTCGAAGCGCTGTCGGCAGTTCGGCTCGGCGCCCTCAATTTGGTATGTATACCGGGCGTACTCCGTACTCTGGTTCTGCTCCAACCCGTTCTGAAGATAAAAAACTTGCGGAATCGCTCTCACGAATGACTCGGTCGGATGATGAAGCAGTCACTGCATTCTATAAAGAATTGCTCAAGGATGGTAAGATCCCTGCTAAAAAAAACTTAAAACAGTTCATACAAACACTTGAAAGCGGACGACATCTTACAAACGATGATGATGCCGAGCTGATTACCAGATTCGAAATGCAGCAGGTATGCCCTGATATTCTTATTACTAATTACTCCATGCTTGAGTATATGCTGTTTCGTCCGCGTGAAGAAAAAATTTGGAGTGATACGAGTAGTTGGCTTAACAGCAATCCCGATAACAAACTTCTTTATGTTATTGATGAAGCGCATATGTACAGAGGTTCCTCTGGTGGAGAGATTGCGCTCCTGATACGAAGACTGTTTCATAAACTTGGCATTATGCGTGATAGGGTTCAGTTTATACTTACGACGGCCAGTATGCCGAATTCATCGCCGGATGATATGGCTGCCGTTCACGAATTCGCAAATAATCTTACTACGGCTGCTGATAACGGTTTTGTATACTTGACCGGAGCGCGGGAAAAAATGCCTTCTAGAAATACCGTTTCCATTCCGGTAGAAAAGTTTCTGCAATATCGTCCCGGAGATTCGGAAGAGGAAACATACGAGGAACTTATGAGCATTAACCGTTTCTGGAGTGGCTTGGGGAATAGTAAAGCACCTTTTGAAAATTGGTCGGATGCGCATTTTGAGATGTATCGAAATCTAATAAATTATGATCCTTTCTATAAATTATTTGAGGCGTGCCGTGGTTCGGCTTGCTCCATCGATGAACTGGCTGAAAAGATTTTTCCGGATTTAGGCCGAGATTTAGCTCAATACGCAGTTTATAATCTGCTTACAATTTCTTCTCTTGCGAGGGATGAAAAGAACGATGTTCTATTCCCTATTAGATTGCATATGCTCTTCCGTGGATTGCAGGGAATATATGCATGTGCAAATCCAAATTGCAAGCATTCGAACACATACGAGGGAATTACGCTCGGGCAACTCTTCATTACTAACGGTGTTTATACCTGTCCGGATTGTGGAAGTGTCGTTTATGAACTCGTTAACGACCGAAGATGTGGAGCATTGTTTTTCAAGGGTTATGTCACGCACACAATAGGCAAAGCGTTTTTGTGGAGATCTCCCGGTGCATTTTTCGACGAAAAAATGTATGAAATTCATTTGTTCATTCCGGAATGCGATAAAACATATTCGGGTTCTTCGAAAAACCCGGTCAAGCTATGCTATCTAGATACGCAAAGCGGATTCTTGGATTTTCATGATGACGCACTTGCCGGAAAGTCAGGTATCATAAAACTTTACTTTAGCGAGTACAAAGATAAAGGGCGTCCTGATGTAAAAACTTTTTCTACCTGCCCACATTGCAGACACTTATTGAGTAAAACGCAATTGACTTCATTTAGTACAAAAGGTAATCAATCGTTCTATAATTTGATCAAAGCCCAGTTTAATGCACAGCCTCCGGTAAATTCAAAAAAAAATAATCATGGGAAGTTTCCAAATCAGGGAAGAAAAGTTTTACTGTTTTCCGACAGCCGCCAACGTGCGGCAAAACTAGCCAGAGATATGTCACAAGCATCTGATGATCAGGCGGTTATGCAGTTATTTGTACTTGCAGCAAAAGCAATATCAAAATCCGGCAAGGATCTGTCGTTGAACAATATCTACGGCTATTTTGTCTTGGAAGCAACCAAAAGACATGTACAGTTGTTCCACAACGAAAGCAGAGATAAATTTTTGTCTGATTGCGCAGATACCAAAGCGACATATCAAAGAAAGCAAAAGCGCGGTAAAAAGTTTGAACCGGAGCTTACGTTTGATAATGCGCCACCGATGATGTTGGAGCATCTAATTCACTTGTTTTGCGGTGGCTATAATACTCTGTATGATACTGCACTCGGATGGTTGGAACCACGCGAAAAGAATCTGGAGGATGCGTTGGAAATTCTGGAGGATCGTGACATTGATGTTTCGAATGAAGAGTTTTTGGAAGTATTCAATGCATGGTTGTTAGATATCTGTAGCGATTATGGCGCTTTGGGGCATAAGATCCCCGACGAACGCAGAAAAGAAGTATTATCATCCTACAAAGGACTCGGACTCCCTTCCGATTGGGATTTCTCAAAGGCCATGTATGGCAACATGGGTTGGGAAAAGAGCGATCCTATAGTGGTTGCATGGAAAAAGGCGCTTTCTATATTTCTTGACAGCAATGAAAGCCGCTATTACATTGAGCTTTCCCGTGTTGTGCCAAAGTTTGGTTTGGAACACGAATGGCTAAGATGCAAGCAGTGTTCTGAATTGGCCGCATTCCCAATTCAAGGGAAATGTCCGAACTGTGGAAGCAACCAACTGGAGAAGGTAAGCGACCAGGGATACAGCGCAATGGAGTTCTGGAGAAAACCTGTTTCCGATGCGTTGGCAGGTGAGGCAATTCGAGTTATTGATACTGAGGAACATACAGCTCAATTGTCATATAAAGACCAGCGTGATGATATGTGGTCACGGACAGAGCAATATGAGATGCGCTTTCAAGATTTGCTGAAAAAAGATGAACCACCTGTTGATATTCTGAGCAGCACTACAACGATGGAAGTTGGTATTGATATCGGCTCCCTTGTTGCTGTGGGTTTGCGTAACATTCCCCCGATGCGCGAAAATTATCAGCAGCGTGCAGGTCGAGCTGGCCGGCGTGGCGCAAGCTTATCTACTATTGTCACATTTTGTGAAGACGGCCCCCATGATACCATGTACTTTACAAATCCAGCACCGATGTTTCGCGGAGATCCGCGCAGGCCGTGGATTGATATTAAAAGTGAAAAACTGCTATATCGTCACATGAATATGGTTGCAGTTCAGGCATTCTTGAAACCCAAAGGCCAAAGTCTTGACGGCATTGATACTATAGGCTTTTTCGAAAAATACTGGGACGACTTTACGCACTACCTGAACGGGTTTGATGTATCCTTTAATACTGTGTTGTTGCAGTCATATTCAAAGGAATTAATCTTGCGGACTAGAAATCAACTTACGCAAGAAATGCAGAATCTTAACGAGAAGCGCATTGCGCATCCGGAACTGTATGACGGTAAAGGGGCATCAAAAAAGAAGACACTGTTAGATGCATTGTATGAAGAAGGCATTATCCCGACCTATTCGTTCCCCAAGAGTGTTGTTAGTACATTCATCAGCAACTCTAAAGGGCAGCTACAGTATCAAATAGAGCGCGGATTAGATGTCGCAATTAGTGAATATGCGCCCGGTCGGTCAATCGTCGTAGATAAAAACACTTACCAGCTTGGCGGTTTGTACTATTATGGCAGTGAACGCAAAAAAGGTAGATTTACAATTCCGGCGAAATCATTCATGGACGATCCGAACTATGTAAAGACCGTATTTTCATGTGAGGCGTGTGGGTGGTTCGGCCCTGCAGACGATTTGAACAACGGTCACTGCCCATTTTGTGAAAAAAAGCATATTGTGCGGATGTTACCAATGGTTCGGCCTTGGGGTTTTGCACCTGTGAATGGCAAGTCCATCGCTTCTGCCCAGTTGAATGAATCTTATTCCTACGCAGATGCTCCTTTGTATTCTACATTGCCGAATTCCGATGGATTGGCTCAAATTCAGGGTTTTTCCAATATTCACATGGCCAAACGATCTAACCAAAGGATTATCATGGTAAACCGCGGTCCTGCTGAAAAAGGGTTCATGATTTGCTCCGACTGTGGCGGGGCAGTTCCCGGGGATAATGCTGCTGCATACAAGTCAGAGCGAACCAAGATAGGACGGCCGTATTATTCGCAGTTTGTTAGAACAGGATGTAATCATGCGAATGCAGTAAATGCTACGCTTGGATTTGATTTCATAACAGATATGTTAGTTCTTGAAATTGAACTTGATAAAGTAAGGATTAATATTTCACGTAAAGAAAACCCTTGGGTCGACCGCGCCTCGCGTTCTTTGGCAGAGGCAGTGCGTCTTCAGACAAGCCAACTCCTTGATGTTGAATTTACCGAGCTTAACGCAGGATACCGTTTAAGAGAACACAAGGAGAAAGCATATATTGATATCTATCTGTATGACAGCCTGTCAAGTGGTGCCGGGTATTCCTCGGGAATAGCATCTCAAATCAATACACTTTTAGAGAAAACAGAAACTTTTTTAAATGGCTGTGATTGTGATAACGCCTGCCAAAACTGTTTGAAGCACTATCGTAATCAAAACTATCACTCAGTGTTGGATAGATATGCTGCTATGGAACTGCTGGCATGGGCGAAAGAGCAAAAGCTTGCTGATGATATTCCTCCTCAAGACCAAATTAAAATGATGGAACCGCTCAGAAAGGTTCTCTCTACCTATGGAATTCGCTTGGAATATTCGCAGGAAGACGGACTTGCTGTGGAAAATGTAGGCAATGTTAAGCAGTTATATATTTACCCTGCAATGAGGGTAAAACCAGTATATCGCCCAAATGCTGTATGGATCAGTAATTTTGAAGTCAAGTATGCTCGGCCATATGCAATCGACTCGATTCGCGGTGTGTTGAATCAATGA
- a CDS encoding amidohydrolase family protein, with translation MEKIWDAHVHLFPQRLFNAIWHWFNNIGWQIPYAGWELERYVACLKAMGVERAFLLTYAHKSDISLELNRWVRDVCRKHDCFIPFACIHPLDRDLEQIIATVLDDWQFAGFKLQLAVQQYAADDPVWEPVYRAAVERQKPVIIHAGTAPYSQNDPVLGLDHMEKVMERWPELKVIIPHLGLYEIDKAFSLLERYPHFYLDTSWALGATGVNLPVDRLVYFIERYPQRFLYGSDFPIIEYELASGLKILRQLGLADQVLRRVVYDNARNLVANCL, from the coding sequence GTGGAAAAAATCTGGGATGCCCACGTACATCTTTTCCCACAGCGGTTGTTTAATGCCATATGGCATTGGTTCAATAATATTGGCTGGCAGATACCATATGCCGGTTGGGAATTGGAAAGATATGTGGCTTGTCTGAAAGCAATGGGAGTGGAACGTGCGTTTTTGCTTACTTATGCTCATAAGTCCGATATATCGCTGGAGTTGAATCGATGGGTTCGGGATGTGTGCCGCAAGCATGACTGTTTTATACCCTTTGCCTGTATCCACCCATTGGACCGCGATTTGGAACAAATAATCGCCACGGTGTTGGATGATTGGCAGTTTGCCGGTTTTAAGCTGCAGCTGGCGGTGCAGCAGTATGCCGCTGATGACCCTGTATGGGAGCCTGTTTACCGGGCGGCTGTGGAGCGTCAAAAACCTGTAATTATTCACGCCGGCACAGCGCCTTATTCGCAAAACGACCCCGTGCTGGGTCTTGATCATATGGAAAAGGTCATGGAGAGATGGCCGGAATTAAAAGTGATTATTCCCCACCTGGGACTTTATGAAATTGACAAAGCCTTTTCCCTGCTGGAAAGATACCCCCATTTTTATCTTGATACATCCTGGGCTCTGGGTGCGACCGGAGTTAACCTGCCGGTTGATCGTCTGGTGTATTTTATAGAGCGCTACCCGCAGAGGTTTTTGTACGGAAGCGACTTTCCAATTATTGAATATGAGTTGGCATCCGGACTAAAAATTCTGCGCCAACTAGGTCTGGCGGATCAGGTGCTGCGTCGGGTTGTTTATGATAATGCACGTAATTTAGTGGCAAATTGTTTATAA
- a CDS encoding class I SAM-dependent methyltransferase, translated as METAYFENLLDSKRKRTVDAEEFWNGRAEQFKANLRKNGGERVEQLITLLSEKNLLKRDGTVLDIGCGIGRHAVEFAEKAGSVVGVDISANMLHYARENSLSSGADNIEYVKLNWEAVDLSERCWEKYFDLVFASMCPAVRSKRGLEKMSLACKDYCFINQYIEKKDSLGEELAEHLGLCGDFDPHNDRDAAYAIFNILWLEGYDPEITYLDDCRELIFTVAEAVEYYDGRLVEKLTDAQREAVKPFFRTKAQDNIVQSVVRSKNMGIFWKA; from the coding sequence ATGGAAACGGCATACTTTGAGAATCTTTTAGACAGTAAGAGAAAGAGAACGGTTGATGCGGAAGAATTTTGGAACGGCAGAGCGGAGCAGTTTAAAGCCAATCTGCGAAAAAACGGCGGCGAGCGGGTTGAACAACTGATTACGCTGTTGTCTGAGAAAAACCTTCTTAAAAGAGATGGGACAGTGCTGGATATAGGCTGCGGCATCGGCAGACATGCCGTGGAGTTTGCCGAAAAGGCCGGGAGTGTCGTAGGCGTGGATATCTCTGCTAATATGCTGCATTACGCCAGAGAGAACAGCTTGTCGTCGGGCGCGGACAATATCGAATACGTCAAGCTGAATTGGGAAGCGGTTGACCTGTCCGAACGCTGCTGGGAGAAGTATTTTGATCTTGTTTTCGCGTCTATGTGTCCCGCCGTGAGAAGCAAGAGGGGATTGGAAAAAATGTCGCTGGCCTGCAAAGATTATTGTTTTATTAATCAGTATATTGAAAAAAAAGATAGCCTTGGTGAAGAGCTGGCGGAGCATTTGGGCCTGTGTGGAGATTTCGATCCCCATAACGATAGGGATGCTGCATATGCTATCTTTAATATTCTATGGCTGGAGGGCTATGATCCGGAGATAACTTATTTGGATGACTGCCGGGAACTGATTTTTACGGTCGCTGAAGCGGTGGAGTACTATGACGGCAGGTTGGTGGAGAAACTGACAGACGCTCAGCGGGAAGCCGTAAAACCTTTTTTCCGGACCAAAGCTCAAGACAATATCGTACAAAGTGTTGTCCGTTCTAAAAATATGGGCATTTTTTGGAAAGCTTAA
- a CDS encoding PadR family transcriptional regulator, translating to MSVMKKRSYRHLTAFILLVLARQDMHGGAIHTTLCQTLPNFKTDTGAVYRCLQELENSGAVKSAWDTSESGPARKKYHITSLGWDELDEWEKDIKYRLDNLNYFLITYKEIARERRDGG from the coding sequence ATGTCTGTTATGAAAAAGCGAAGCTACCGTCATTTAACTGCTTTTATACTTTTGGTTCTTGCCCGGCAGGATATGCATGGAGGAGCTATTCATACAACTTTGTGCCAAACTTTGCCCAATTTTAAAACCGATACCGGTGCTGTTTACCGCTGTCTGCAGGAACTTGAAAACAGCGGCGCCGTTAAGTCCGCATGGGATACCTCCGAATCGGGACCGGCCCGGAAAAAATATCACATTACTTCCCTGGGCTGGGATGAACTGGATGAATGGGAAAAGGATATCAAATACAGGCTGGATAATTTAAATTATTTCCTTATTACATATAAAGAAATAGCCAGGGAACGCAGAGACGGGGGTTAA
- a CDS encoding HepT-like ribonuclease domain-containing protein, translating into MDTFFESVLIQDAVIRRIEIIGEATKNLSAELRGNILIYHGVQ; encoded by the coding sequence ATGGATACCTTTTTTGAATCCGTTTTGATCCAGGATGCTGTAATTAGAAGAATTGAAATTATCGGGGAAGCAACTAAGAATCTTTCGGCAGAACTAAGGGGTAATATCCTCATATACCACGGCGTTCAATAG